The following proteins are co-located in the Silene latifolia isolate original U9 population chromosome 1, ASM4854445v1, whole genome shotgun sequence genome:
- the LOC141601588 gene encoding early nodulin-like protein 5: MASFSTKTTISIMFLCITLALMLIHGNSTEFMVGDSKGWNVPSSKEPNTYNQWAEKKRFKVNDTLEFEYKKDSVMEVSESEYEKCRPTAPLYFSNSGHSVVELNRSGLFYFISGVTGHCERGQKMVVKVLDIVAPPSDQQPPPPTDQGSGDKKKKNGATHLKFMGVSSMMLAIVGFVLMA, from the exons ATGGCTTCCTTTAGCACAAAAACAACAATTAGTATTATGTTTTTATGCATAACGTTGGCATTAATGTTGATTCATGGAAACTCTACTGAGTTTATGGTTGGTGATAGTAAGGGTTGGAATGTTCCTTCGTCAAAAGAGCCGAATACTTATAATCAATGGGCTGAGAAGAAGAGGTTTAAGGTTAATGACACTCTTG AGTTCGAGTACAAGAAAGACTCTGTAATGGAGGTTAGTGAAAGCGAATATGAAAAATGCAGGCCAACGGCTCCGCTCTACTTCTCAAACAGCGGCCATTCAGTCGTCGAATTAAACCGGTCTGGCTTATTTTACTTCATAAGTGGCGTGACAGGACATTGTGAGCGTGGCCAAAAGATGGTCGTCAAGGTCTTAGACATCGTAGCACCTCCTTCCGATCAACAACCGCCACCTCCGACCGATCAGGGCTCCGGTGATAAGAAGAAGAAAAATGGTGCTACGCACTTGAAGTTTATGGGTGTTTCTAGTATGATGTTGGCTATTGTGGGATTTGTCTTAATGGCATAG
- the LOC141601594 gene encoding kinesin-like protein KIN-8A translates to MPVSTRSQIFGIEDDNAGTSTATATTTTTNMAQALRNPHHGLKEKLQSLTRLYEQQKLASLGSRIQNVRPQESKIPPISALDRNVSMKIDDFDRNNGVMKENSMPNATVTKTYVNVIPQSPNQQLDDAKENMAANGDRIVGFMCPRKAPVSSKAARKLSLGSQLEARGFRERCLGQEMEPLFERQSNGGSSSSSRIMVFVRLRPMMKKEKETGSRNCVRIVNRKDVYLTEFASENDYLRLKRLRGRHFTFDSSFPESSTQLEVYSATTADLVEAVLQGRNGSVFCYGATGAGKTYTMLGTVENPGVMVLAIKDLFTKIRQRSVDGNHTVHLSYLEVYNETVRDLLSPGRPLVLREDKQGILAAGLSQYRAYSTDEVMALLFQGNKNRTTEPTRANETSSRSHAILQVMVEYRARDASMNMVNRVGKLSLIDLAGSERALATEQRTVRSMEGANINRSLLALSSCINALVEGKKHIPYRNSKLTQLLKDSLGGACNTVMIANISPSNFTFGETQNTLHWADRAKEIRNKAYETNEEIVQAPESEAEQAKLLLEVQKENRELRVQLAKQQQKLLTLQAQSLAANTSPTPSVCSMLTPPPSSNKVNDKRRPKISLPATPEQNRKKGPEETVSELQLLVKALEGEIERMKREHSSQLKKRDDRIRELTEKLPKGTKTGEEGLKMFGSRVSVKPKVANNGDIKTPSHRFQSPAPTAKKRSFWDITTANSPSNTTVNGRKTRSHVNNGELTAPPSMLLQPGFARQRRSPFR, encoded by the exons ATGCCAGTATCAACTAGGTCTCAGATTTTCGGCATAGAAGATGATAATGCAGGAACATCTACGGCGACAgcgacaacaacaacgacaaacaTGGCACAAGCGTTGCGAAACCCGCATCATGGTTTAAAAGAGAAGCTTCAATCATTAACTCGTTTATATGAGCAACAAAAGCTAGCTTCACTTGGTTCAAGAATTCAAAATGTAAGACCTCAAGAGTCAAAAATCCCACCAATTTCAGCTCTAGATCGAAATGTGTCCATGAAAATCGATGATTTTGATCGAAATAATGGAGTTATGAAGGAAAATTCAATGCCAAATGCAACAGTGACAAAAACATATGTAAATGTTATCCCTCAATCACCAAATCAACAATTGGATGATGCAAAGGAGAATATGGCAGCGAATGGGGATCGAATTGTGGGGTTTATGTGTCCAAGGAAAGCGCCGGTTTCTAGCAAAGCGGCGAGGAAATTGTCGTTAGGGTCGCAGTTAGAGGCAAGAGGGTTTAGAGAAAGGTGTTTGGGTCAAGAAATGGAACCTCTGTTTGAGAGGCAGAGTAATggtggtagtagtagtagtagtaggatTATGGTGTTTGTTAGACTTAGGCCTATGATGAAGAAGGAGAAGGAAACCGGGTCTCGGAATTGTGTTAGGATTGTTAATCGGAAGGATGTTTATTTAACGGAATTTGCTTCGGAGAATGATTATTTGAGGTTAAAAAGATTGAGAGGAAGACATTTTACTTTTGATTCTTCTTTTCCTGAGTCTTCTACTCAGCTTGAGGTTTACTCTGCAAC GACGGCAGATCTTGTGGAAGCAGTGCTTCAAGGGAGGAACGGATCAGTATTCTGTTACGGAGCCACAGGAGCTGGGAAAACATACACAATGCTTGGCACAGTGGAGAATCCCGGGGTTATGGTGTTGGCTATTAAGGATCTATTTACAAAGATCCGGCAGAGAAGTGTTGATGGGAACCATACTGTCCATCTTTCTTATCTTGAGGTTTATAATGAGACTGTCAGGGATTTACTTTCTCCTGGAAGGCCTTTGGTCCTTAGAGAAGATAAGCAG GGTATTTTGGCAGCTGGTTTGTCACAGTATAGAGCTTATTCTACAGATGAG GTTATGGCATTACTTTTTCAAGGAAATAAGAATAGAACTACTGAACCAACACGAGCAAACGAGACGTCTTCAAGATCCCATGCTATACTTCAG GTTATGGTTGAGTATCGAGCTAGAGATGCTTCGATGAACATGGTGAATCGTGTAGGGAAGCTGTCATTGATAGATCTAGCTGGGTCTGAGAGAGCACTGGCCACAGAACAGAGAACAGTAAGGTCAATGGAAGGTGCCAACATAAATAGGTCTCTTCTTGCACTAAGCAGCTGCATCAATGCCCTTGTTGAAGGAAAGAAGCATATACCTTACAGGAACTCCAAGCTTACTCAGCTTCTTAAGGACTCTCTAGGTGGAGCTTGTAACACCGTGATGATTGCCAATATCAGCCCTAGCAATTTCACGTTTGGAGAAACGCAAAACACCCTCCATTGGGCTGATCGAGCCAAGGAGATTCGCAACAAG GCATATGAGACAAATGAAGAAATAGTGCAAGCTCCGGAATCCGAGGCTGAGCAGGCAAAACTGTTGCTTGAAGTACAGAAGGAAAATCGAGAGCTTCGAGTACAGCTAGCAAAACAACAACAGAAGCTATTAACTCTTCAAGCTCAGTCCTTGGCTGCAAACACCTCACCAACTCCTTCAGTATGCTCTATGCTCACTCCTCCTCCCTCATCCAACAAAGTTAACGATAAGCGAAGGCCCAAGATTTCCTTGCCAGCTACACCAGAACAAAACAGAAAGAAAGGACCCGAAGAGACAGTAAGCGAACTGCAATTGCTTGTAAAAGCGTTGGAGGGTGAGATAGAGAGAATGAAAAGAGAACACTCATCTCAACTAAAGAAAAGGGATGACAGAATCAGGGAGTTAACCGAGAAATTACCTAAAGGTACTAAAACAGGTGAGGAAGGGTTAAAAATGTTTGGTTCAAGAGTAAGTGTTAAACCAAAGGTGGCAAACAATGGAGACATAAAAACTCCTAGTCACAGGTTTCAGTCTCCTGCACCCACAGCCAAGAAAAGGAGTTTTTGGGATATAACAACTGCTAATAGCCCTTCGAACACAACGGTTAATGGAAGGAAGACAAGAAGCCATGTCAATAATGGCGAGCTTACAGCTCCACCTTCCATGCTTCTCCAG CCAGGTTTTGCGCGACAGAGACGCAGTCCCTTCAGGTAG